Proteins from a genomic interval of Salvelinus alpinus chromosome 7, SLU_Salpinus.1, whole genome shotgun sequence:
- the LOC139580252 gene encoding piggyBac transposable element-derived protein 4-like, producing MATWYDCLLLKDRTLTDYEKEKLDRVNVRADSAEGGDVTIGPTDSLFTRPMYVPLTHYHHLDALLAIMACYVSPRVKSFCDYPSDPGQFRVDCPCLCVGRSDPGSVSKVYVVTLLPLCGRGHSDVRGSDPCGVSKVYVVSPPLLPLSEPGRSDPGPVLGVVPLCLGRVGVTPAGTSCPHQLCARPRCYHAGRPAERPGWDRRGQGAEGPKGRRSRQGRPRASSIRVPRPIHVATKKKKKKKKKKNNNNNKNKNNNNNNKKNKMRTMMRTTTRTTATRNTTPSSVLPPPTTPRSPGFSAAQVLEQISSSVDQEDEEDYCDSEEEDVSEDEDGEEYNPERDADDYGDDSASRSCSSSEEEPEEEPEEEPEGDAAAARERDREPDRAREPERERETLLSKNGKIKWSSAAYRGPDRPRAIRPPCPAVTPGPTAYAASRALDIESAFRLFVTPAIERIIVDMTNLQGVRKYGDGWRPMDSTDLRAYVGLLILAGVYRSRGEAAASLWDAESGRTVFRATMPLKAFHKYSRLLRFDDRQSRPARLATDRLAAVREVWDLWEERLQALYNPGPEVTVDEQLVPFRGRCPFRQYIPSKPAKYGIKSWVACDAKSSYAWKMQVYTGKAAGGCPEKNQGARVVLDLTEGLPAGHNVTCDNFFTSYELGQRLLERNLTMVGTVRKNKPELPPALLQSKGRQVSSSRFAFTPTATLVSYLAKRNKNVLLLSTRHAEPDVSDRRDRKPALILDYNCNKGGVDNLDKVVGTYSCRRMTARWPLVIFHNILDVSSYNAFVIWREINPDWMPGKRNKRRVFLEQLGKALVKPLIQRRQRLPRTEAASALVKVIRGERVSAEARPQARERAAGPAAAAAPAAPLGASKRKRCQVCPPKKDAKTHTACCRCKKYICKGCSHPYCHTCAHWAFSQDGTG from the exons ATGGCGACCTGGTACGACTGCCTCCTCTTGAAGGACAGGACCCTGACAGATTACGAGAAGGAAAAGCTGGACCGTGTGAACGTGAGAGCCGACAGCGCCGAAGGTGGCGATGTGACTATAGGCCCAACGGACAGTCTCTTCACCAGACCCATGTATGTGCCGTTAACGCACTACCACCATCTCGACGCCCTGTTAGCCATCATGGCGTGCTACGTCTCCCCGAGAGTGAAAAGTTTTTGCGACTATCCC AGCGACCCCGGGCAGTTCCGAGTCGATTGcccgtgtctgtgtgtgggtcggAGTGACCCCGGCAGCGTTAGCAAGGTGTATGTTGTAACCCTCCTGCCCCTGTGTGGGCGGGGTCATAGTGACGTCAGAGGG AGTGACCCCTGCGGCGTTAGCAAGGTGTATGTTGTAAGCCCTCCCCTCCTACCCCTGTCTGAGCCGGGTCGGAGTGACCCGGGGCCTGTGTTAGGAGTTGTTCCCCTCTGTCTGGGCCGGGTCGGAGTGACCCCGGCAGGGACCAGTTGTCCCCATCAACTCTGTGCACGACCTCGGTGCTATCACGCGGGTAGGCCAGCCGAGCGTCCCGGATGGGACCGAAGGGGCCAAGGGGCCGAAGGGCCGAAGGGCCGAAGGAGCAGGCAGGGCCGACCACGCGCCTCGTCCATTCGCGTGCCTCGTCCCATTCACGTGGCCACC aagaagaagaagaagaagaagaagaagaagaacaacaacaacaacaagaacaagaacaacaacaacaacaacaagaagaaCAAGATGAGGACGATGATGAGGACGACGACGAGGACGACGGCGACGAGGAATACGACCCCGTCGAGCGTGTTGCCTCCGCCTACGACGCCTCGCAGTCCCGGTTTCAGCGCGGCTCAGGTCCTGGAACAGATATCCTCCAGCGTCGACCAAGAAGACGAAGAAGACTACTGCGATTCCGAAGAGGAGGACGTTTCGGAAGATGAAGACGGTGAGGAATACAACCCCGAGCGCGACGCGGACGACTACGGAGACGACTCGGCCTCGCGGTCGTGCTCCTCTTCGGAGGAAGAGCCGGAGGAAGAGCCGGAGGAAGAGCCGGAGGGAGACGCGGCCGCTGcccgagagcgagacagagagccagacagagccagagagccagagcgAGAAAGGGAGACGTTGCTGTCGAAAAACGGCAAAATCAAATGGTCCTCCGCGGCCTATCGCGGCCCGGACCGACCCCGCGCCATCCGCCCGCCCTGCCCCGCCGTGACGCCGGGCCCCACGGCCTACGCCGCGTCGCGAGCGCTCGACATCGAGTCCGCCTTCCGGCTGTTTGTCACACCGGCGATAGAAAGGATCATCGTGGACATGACCAATCTGCAGGGGGTGAGAAAATACGGAGACGGCTGGCGACCCATGGACTCCACCGACCTGCGCGCCTACGTAGGGCTGCTGATCCTAGCCGGCGTCTACAGGTCCCGAGGCGAGGCCGCGGCCAGCCTGTGGGACGCCGAGAGCGGCAGGACCGTGTTCCGCGCCACCATGCCGCTCAAGGCGTTTCACAAGTACTCGAGGCTGCTGCGATTCGACGACCGCCAGTCGAGACCCGCGAGACTCGCCACCGACAGACTGGCGGCCGTGAGAGAGGTGTGGGACCTGTGGGAGGAGCGGCTGCAGGCCCTCTACAACCCGGGGCCCGAAGTGACGGTGGACGAACAACTGGTCCCGTTCAGAG gACGCTGTCCTTTCCGACAGTACATTCCCAGCAAGCCGGCCAAATACGGCATCAAGTCGTGGGTGGCCTGCGACGCCAAgtccagctacgcttggaagatgcaagtgTACACCGGCAAGGCGGCCGGCGGATGCCCCGAGAAGAACCAGGGCGCGCGCGTCGTCCTCGATCTGACCGAGGGACTGCCGGCCGGTCACAACgtcacgtgtgacaatttcttcacctcctACGAACTCGGGCAGCGGCTCCTCGAGAGGAACCTCACCATGGTGGGCACGGTGCGAAAGAACAAGCCCGAGCTCCCTCCCGCGCTGCTCCAgtccaagggcagacaggtctcgTCCTCCAGGTTCGCCTTCACGCCCACCGCCACTCTAGTGTCCTACCTGGCAAAGAGAAATAAGAACGTGCTGCTTCTGAGCACGCGGCACGCGGAGCCCGACGTCAGCGATCGCCGAGACCGGAAGCCGGCCCTCATCCTAGACTACAACTGCAACAAGGGCGGCGTGGACAACCTAGACAAGGTGGTCGGGACCTACAGCTGCAGACGGATGAccgcccgctggcccctggtcatcttccacaaCATCCTCGACGTGTCCTCCTACAACGCCTTTGTCATATGGCGAGAGATCAACCCCGACTGGATGCCCGGgaagcggaacaagaggagggtgttcctggagcagctcggAAAGGCGCTCGTGAAGCCCTTGATCCAAAGAAGGCAGCGTCTCCCCCGCACCGAAGCCGCGTCCGCACTTGTCAAAGTCATACGGGGCGAGCGTGTATCCGCCGAGGCTCGTCCGCAGGCCCGCGAGCGAGCCGCCGGCCCGGCCGCCGCCGCCGCCCCGGCCGCCCCGCTGGGGGCGAGTAAGAGGAAGAGGTGTCAGGTCTGCCCACCCAAGAAGGACGCCAAGACACACACAGCGTGCTGCAGGTgtaagaaatacatctgcaaaggctGTTCACACCCATACTGTCACACTTGTGCCCACTGGGCCTTTAGCCAAGACGGGACAGGGTGA